In Struthio camelus isolate bStrCam1 chromosome 22, bStrCam1.hap1, whole genome shotgun sequence, one DNA window encodes the following:
- the FOXR1 gene encoding forkhead box protein R1 isoform X1, translated as MLKWQAHHLAQRHSLPGEPPEAKEPDVQPHLWMWVNPSLACPITGNPGIDSAGSDSPVLSSVIAATEASSTNTSLNYSNLDCSKEDVLSSSSEAEKLEDEDASCVDIPFPQKMLETPQPKAMPVLREAKVPRPQTKKPKRTRQASNKIKGGWPRPPLNYCLLITLALCNSADGSLTVQQIYQFTRQHFPFFQTAPSSWKNTIRHNLCFSSSFEKTTRFACGEGNRKLRLWKLTPEGRKKFHEEAQALPKEALNLVRQSMSEPGRFQKVGALLWPGQTAEQVRLYKIPIARGL; from the exons ATGCTGAAGTGGCAAGCTCACCACCTGGCACAAAGGCACTCACTCCCCGGGGAACCACCTGAGGCTAAAG aACCTGATGTGCAGCCTCATCTGTGGATGTGGGTAAATCCAAGTCTGGCCTGCCCCATCACAGGAAACCCCGGCATAGACTCAGCAGGATCTGACAGCCCAGTACTCTCCTCAGTCATTGCTGCCACAGAAGCTTCCTCTACAAACACATCCTTGAACTATTCTAACCTGGACTGTTCCAAGGAGGATGTGCTATCATCCTCCAGTGAGGCTGAGAAG cTTGAGGATGAAGATGCCTCATGTGTCGACATCCCTTTTCCTCAGAAGATGCTGGAAACTCCCCAACCCAAGGCGATGCCAGTGCTTCGGGAAGCAAAAGTCCCCAGACCTCAGACCAAGAAGCCCAAACGCACCAGGCAGGCGAGCAACAAAATCAAGGGAGGCTGGCCTCGCCCCCCCCTTAATTACTGCCTTCTCATCACTCTGGCCCTGTGCAACAGTGCAGATGGCAGTCTGACTGTACAACAGATCTACCAATTCACACG GCAGCACTTCCCCTTTTTTCAAACAGCCCCCAGTAGCTGGAAAAACACTATCCGACACAACCTGTGCTTCAGCAGCAGCTTTGAGAAAACCACTCGCTTTGCGTGCGGTGAAGGAAACCGCAAGTTACGGCTTTGGAAACTAACCCCAGAAGGACGCAAAAAGTTTCACGAGGAGGCACAGGCTCTGCCCAAAGAGGCTCTCAACTTGGTGCGCCAAAGCATGAGTGAACCAGGTAGGTTTCAGAAGGTAGGAGCCCTGCTCTGGCCAGGGCAAACTGCAGAACAAGTCAGACTTTACAAGATTCCCATAGCAAGAGGGTTGTAG
- the FOXR1 gene encoding forkhead box protein R1 isoform X2 translates to MLKWQAHHLAQRHSLPGEPPEAKEPDVQPHLWMWVNPSLACPITGNPGIDSAGSDSPVLSSVIAATEASSTNTSLNYSNLDCSKEDVLSSSSEAEKLEDEDASCVDIPFPQKMLETPQPKAMPVLREAKVPRPQTKKPKRTRQASNKIKGGWPRPPLNYCLLITLALCNSADGSLTVQQIYQFTRQHFPFFQTAPSSWKNTIRHNLCFSSSFEKTTRFACGEGNRKLRLWKLTPEGRKKFHEEAQALPKEALNLVRQSMSEPELMRSLFGL, encoded by the exons ATGCTGAAGTGGCAAGCTCACCACCTGGCACAAAGGCACTCACTCCCCGGGGAACCACCTGAGGCTAAAG aACCTGATGTGCAGCCTCATCTGTGGATGTGGGTAAATCCAAGTCTGGCCTGCCCCATCACAGGAAACCCCGGCATAGACTCAGCAGGATCTGACAGCCCAGTACTCTCCTCAGTCATTGCTGCCACAGAAGCTTCCTCTACAAACACATCCTTGAACTATTCTAACCTGGACTGTTCCAAGGAGGATGTGCTATCATCCTCCAGTGAGGCTGAGAAG cTTGAGGATGAAGATGCCTCATGTGTCGACATCCCTTTTCCTCAGAAGATGCTGGAAACTCCCCAACCCAAGGCGATGCCAGTGCTTCGGGAAGCAAAAGTCCCCAGACCTCAGACCAAGAAGCCCAAACGCACCAGGCAGGCGAGCAACAAAATCAAGGGAGGCTGGCCTCGCCCCCCCCTTAATTACTGCCTTCTCATCACTCTGGCCCTGTGCAACAGTGCAGATGGCAGTCTGACTGTACAACAGATCTACCAATTCACACG GCAGCACTTCCCCTTTTTTCAAACAGCCCCCAGTAGCTGGAAAAACACTATCCGACACAACCTGTGCTTCAGCAGCAGCTTTGAGAAAACCACTCGCTTTGCGTGCGGTGAAGGAAACCGCAAGTTACGGCTTTGGAAACTAACCCCAGAAGGACGCAAAAAGTTTCACGAGGAGGCACAGGCTCTGCCCAAAGAGGCTCTCAACTTGGTGCGCCAAAGCATGAGTGAACCAG AACTCATGAGATCTCTGTTTGGTCTATGA
- the CENATAC gene encoding centrosomal AT-AC splicing factor isoform X3 — protein MAPHYCGVCRRTSFAGRRHLYSAAHRRRLREALGRLQAKARAPPRDGALLAGEPGRGGAAAALRGVGRGLRAVGAGGRRRRRGPPPPPLTGAARQVHRVAGAGPGRLRGAGGRAHPRDGGPHPGSGAPAAGDGAGRPRGWCRPAAEPLRQSHNFLPDLLPTVLQQDMKDHSKLPICRRITLSSLKRDISHDAEQPGPSGMQKVPDFNWMEPGQALTFIGHQETEGKGNIHTGARPPWLINEEEEVGSQQQIGPSYEEFLKEKEKQKLKKLPADRVGANFDHTSQTGDSWLPSFGRVWNHGRRWQSRHQFRAESGEKKKKR, from the exons ATGGCGCCGCACTACTGCGGCGTGTGCCGCCGCACCTCCTTCGCCGGGCGGCGCCACCTGTACAGCGCCGCGCACCGGCGGCGCCTGCGGGAGGCGCTGGGCCGCCTGCAGGCCAAG GCCCGAGCACCGCCGCGAGACGGCGCGCTTCTGGCGGGAGAACCGGGCCGAGGCGGCGCTGCGGCAGCGCTTCGTGGTGTCGGCCGAGGACTACGGGCGGTAggtgccggggggcggcggcggcggcgcggcccgccgccgccgccgctcaccggcGCTGCCCGGCAGGTTCACCGAGTCGCTGGCGCGGGCCCTGGACGCCTACGAGGAGCGGGAGGACGAGCGCATCCGCGAg ATGGCGGCCCGCATCCGGGAAGCGGAGCGCCGGCGGCAGGAGACGGTGCAGGCCGCCCTCGAGGTTGGTGCCGCCCCGCCGCTGAGCC CCTCAGACAGAGCCACAACTTCCTGCCGGACCTTCTGCCTACAGTTCTGCAGCAGGACATGAAAG ACCATAGCAAGCTACCTATCTGCAGAAGGATTACTCTCTCATCTCTGAAGAG GGACATCTCTCATGATGCCGAGCAGCCTGGCCCAAGTGGGATGCAGAAAGTACCCGATTTTAATTGGATGGAACCGGGCCAGGCTTTGACTTTTATTGGCCACCAG gaaacagaagggaaaggaaatattCACACAG GAGCAAGACCTCCCTGGCTAATAAACGAAGAGGAGGAGGTTGGAAGCCAGCAACAAATTGGACCATCATATGAGGAATTTCTCAAAGAAA aggagaagcagaagctgaAAAAGCTCCCAGCAGATCGCGTCGGTGCCAACTTTGACCATACCTCTCAGACAGGCGACAGCTGGCTTCCTTCCTTCGGGCGGGTTTGGAACCATGGCAGGAGGTGGCAGTCCAG GCATCAATTTAGAGCTGAAtcgggggaaaagaagaaaaaaaggtga
- the CENATAC gene encoding centrosomal AT-AC splicing factor isoform X4: MAPHYCGVCRRTSFAGRRHLYSAAHRRRLREALGRLQAKARAPPRDGALLAGEPGRGGAAAALRGVGRGLRAVHRVAGAGPGRLRGAGGRAHPRDGGPHPGSGAPAAGDGAGRPRGWCRPAAEPLRQSHNFLPDLLPTVLQQDMKDLSVIQTLHNQTFLDHSKLPICRRITLSSLKRDISHDAEQPGPSGMQKVPDFNWMEPGQALTFIGHQETEGKGNIHTGARPPWLINEEEEVGSQQQIGPSYEEFLKEKEKQKLKKLPADRVGANFDHTSQTGDSWLPSFGRVWNHGRRWQSRHQFRAESGEKKKKR; this comes from the exons ATGGCGCCGCACTACTGCGGCGTGTGCCGCCGCACCTCCTTCGCCGGGCGGCGCCACCTGTACAGCGCCGCGCACCGGCGGCGCCTGCGGGAGGCGCTGGGCCGCCTGCAGGCCAAG GCCCGAGCACCGCCGCGAGACGGCGCGCTTCTGGCGGGAGAACCGGGCCGAGGCGGCGCTGCGGCAGCGCTTCGTGGTGTCGGCCGAGGACTACGGGCG GTTCACCGAGTCGCTGGCGCGGGCCCTGGACGCCTACGAGGAGCGGGAGGACGAGCGCATCCGCGAg ATGGCGGCCCGCATCCGGGAAGCGGAGCGCCGGCGGCAGGAGACGGTGCAGGCCGCCCTCGAGGTTGGTGCCGCCCCGCCGCTGAGCC CCTCAGACAGAGCCACAACTTCCTGCCGGACCTTCTGCCTACAGTTCTGCAGCAGGACATGAAAG ATCTTTCAGTCATTCAGACCCTTCACAACCAAACTTTTCTAGACCATAGCAAGCTACCTATCTGCAGAAGGATTACTCTCTCATCTCTGAAGAG GGACATCTCTCATGATGCCGAGCAGCCTGGCCCAAGTGGGATGCAGAAAGTACCCGATTTTAATTGGATGGAACCGGGCCAGGCTTTGACTTTTATTGGCCACCAG gaaacagaagggaaaggaaatattCACACAG GAGCAAGACCTCCCTGGCTAATAAACGAAGAGGAGGAGGTTGGAAGCCAGCAACAAATTGGACCATCATATGAGGAATTTCTCAAAGAAA aggagaagcagaagctgaAAAAGCTCCCAGCAGATCGCGTCGGTGCCAACTTTGACCATACCTCTCAGACAGGCGACAGCTGGCTTCCTTCCTTCGGGCGGGTTTGGAACCATGGCAGGAGGTGGCAGTCCAG GCATCAATTTAGAGCTGAAtcgggggaaaagaagaaaaaaaggtga
- the CENATAC gene encoding centrosomal AT-AC splicing factor isoform X2 encodes MAPHYCGVCRRTSFAGRRHLYSAAHRRRLREALGRLQAKVEAARAAIGGAAVRRYDPAEHERRVWCLCCGREVPRDGRRGGLALPHAGLLQHLAGPEHRRETARFWRENRAEAALRQRFVVSAEDYGRFTESLARALDAYEEREDERIREMAARIREAERRRQETVQAALEPQTEPQLPAGPSAYSSAAGHERDISHDAEQPGPSGMQKVPDFNWMEPGQALTFIGHQETEGKGNIHTGARPPWLINEEEEVGSQQQIGPSYEEFLKEKEKQKLKKLPADRVGANFDHTSQTGDSWLPSFGRVWNHGRRWQSRHQFRAESGEKKKKR; translated from the exons ATGGCGCCGCACTACTGCGGCGTGTGCCGCCGCACCTCCTTCGCCGGGCGGCGCCACCTGTACAGCGCCGCGCACCGGCGGCGCCTGCGGGAGGCGCTGGGCCGCCTGCAGGCCAAG GtggaggcggcgcgggcggccatCGGCGGCGCGGCGGTGCGGCGCTACGACCCGGCGGAGCACGAGCGGCGCGTGTGGTGCCTGTGCTGCGGGCGCGAGGTGCCGCGCgacgggcggcgcggcgggctggcGCTGCCGCACGccgggctgctgcagcacctggccGG GCCCGAGCACCGCCGCGAGACGGCGCGCTTCTGGCGGGAGAACCGGGCCGAGGCGGCGCTGCGGCAGCGCTTCGTGGTGTCGGCCGAGGACTACGGGCG GTTCACCGAGTCGCTGGCGCGGGCCCTGGACGCCTACGAGGAGCGGGAGGACGAGCGCATCCGCGAg ATGGCGGCCCGCATCCGGGAAGCGGAGCGCCGGCGGCAGGAGACGGTGCAGGCCGCCCTCGAG CCTCAGACAGAGCCACAACTTCCTGCCGGACCTTCTGCCTACAGTTCTGCAGCAGGACATGAAAG GGACATCTCTCATGATGCCGAGCAGCCTGGCCCAAGTGGGATGCAGAAAGTACCCGATTTTAATTGGATGGAACCGGGCCAGGCTTTGACTTTTATTGGCCACCAG gaaacagaagggaaaggaaatattCACACAG GAGCAAGACCTCCCTGGCTAATAAACGAAGAGGAGGAGGTTGGAAGCCAGCAACAAATTGGACCATCATATGAGGAATTTCTCAAAGAAA aggagaagcagaagctgaAAAAGCTCCCAGCAGATCGCGTCGGTGCCAACTTTGACCATACCTCTCAGACAGGCGACAGCTGGCTTCCTTCCTTCGGGCGGGTTTGGAACCATGGCAGGAGGTGGCAGTCCAG GCATCAATTTAGAGCTGAAtcgggggaaaagaagaaaaaaaggtga
- the CENATAC gene encoding centrosomal AT-AC splicing factor isoform X1: MAPHYCGVCRRTSFAGRRHLYSAAHRRRLREALGRLQAKARAPPRDGALLAGEPGRGGAAAALRGVGRGLRAVGAGGRRRRRGPPPPPLTGAARQVHRVAGAGPGRLRGAGGRAHPRDGGPHPGSGAPAAGDGAGRPRGWCRPAAEPLRQSHNFLPDLLPTVLQQDMKDLSVIQTLHNQTFLDHSKLPICRRITLSSLKRDISHDAEQPGPSGMQKVPDFNWMEPGQALTFIGHQETEGKGNIHTGARPPWLINEEEEVGSQQQIGPSYEEFLKEKEKQKLKKLPADRVGANFDHTSQTGDSWLPSFGRVWNHGRRWQSRHQFRAESGEKKKKR, from the exons ATGGCGCCGCACTACTGCGGCGTGTGCCGCCGCACCTCCTTCGCCGGGCGGCGCCACCTGTACAGCGCCGCGCACCGGCGGCGCCTGCGGGAGGCGCTGGGCCGCCTGCAGGCCAAG GCCCGAGCACCGCCGCGAGACGGCGCGCTTCTGGCGGGAGAACCGGGCCGAGGCGGCGCTGCGGCAGCGCTTCGTGGTGTCGGCCGAGGACTACGGGCGGTAggtgccggggggcggcggcggcggcgcggcccgccgccgccgccgctcaccggcGCTGCCCGGCAGGTTCACCGAGTCGCTGGCGCGGGCCCTGGACGCCTACGAGGAGCGGGAGGACGAGCGCATCCGCGAg ATGGCGGCCCGCATCCGGGAAGCGGAGCGCCGGCGGCAGGAGACGGTGCAGGCCGCCCTCGAGGTTGGTGCCGCCCCGCCGCTGAGCC CCTCAGACAGAGCCACAACTTCCTGCCGGACCTTCTGCCTACAGTTCTGCAGCAGGACATGAAAG ATCTTTCAGTCATTCAGACCCTTCACAACCAAACTTTTCTAGACCATAGCAAGCTACCTATCTGCAGAAGGATTACTCTCTCATCTCTGAAGAG GGACATCTCTCATGATGCCGAGCAGCCTGGCCCAAGTGGGATGCAGAAAGTACCCGATTTTAATTGGATGGAACCGGGCCAGGCTTTGACTTTTATTGGCCACCAG gaaacagaagggaaaggaaatattCACACAG GAGCAAGACCTCCCTGGCTAATAAACGAAGAGGAGGAGGTTGGAAGCCAGCAACAAATTGGACCATCATATGAGGAATTTCTCAAAGAAA aggagaagcagaagctgaAAAAGCTCCCAGCAGATCGCGTCGGTGCCAACTTTGACCATACCTCTCAGACAGGCGACAGCTGGCTTCCTTCCTTCGGGCGGGTTTGGAACCATGGCAGGAGGTGGCAGTCCAG GCATCAATTTAGAGCTGAAtcgggggaaaagaagaaaaaaaggtga
- the RPS25 gene encoding small ribosomal subunit protein eS25, whose product MPPKDDKKKKDAGKSAKKDKDPVNKSGGKAKKKKWSKGKVRDKLNNLVLFDKATYDKLCKEVPNYKLITPAVVSERLKIRGSLARAALQELLSKGLIKLVSKHRAQVIYTRNTKGGDAPAAGEDA is encoded by the exons atG ccgcccAAAGACGACAAGAAGAAGAAGGACGCGGGCAAGTCCGCCAAGAAGGACAAGGACCCGGTCAACAAGTCTGGCGGCAAGGCCAAGAAGAAG AAGTGGTCCAAGGGAAAAGTCAGAGACAAGTTGAACAACCTCGTCTTGTTTGACAAGGCCACCTATGACAAACTCTGTAAAGAAGTGCCCAACTACAAGCTCATCACGCCTGCAGTTGTCTCAGAAAGGCTGAAGATTCGGGGCTCTCTGGCTAGAGCTGCTCTTCAGGAACTGCTTAGCAAAG GTTTGATCAAGCTTGTGTCCAAGCACCGAGCCCAAGTGATCTACACCAGAAACACAAAAGGCGGAGATGCGCCTGCTGCTGGGGAGGATGCATAG